The Rhododendron vialii isolate Sample 1 chromosome 3a, ASM3025357v1 nucleotide sequence ACTCCACTACGGGGAGTGGTGAATTAACTTTAACTTTTTACAAAGTGGTGAAGTTGTTAGAAAAACTCAGCCCATAAAGTCTCCTTAAAACCCAAGTGTTAAGGAGAGGGAAGCTATGGCCTTATAACCAGCATAGAGAGGGCTTGTCCAGGCGATGTGAGGCACAATCCAATAGAAGTCTCTACCCTTCTGTCCGATAGAGTgccacatttttaaatttagaaaaattagATCCATGCCCATGCAAAACTTGACACTTTTTGTAATTGTGGGTGTCTGATATTGAAGACAGCTAGAGGCCGGGCACATATGATGCATGTGCAAGTCAGATTTTCACAAAATTTATGACATATTCACTAGAGGCTAGGCACACATCAACTTGCGGCCTCTATAGTTCTTTATGGGCAAATTTGAATTCATAGAAAAGTTAGAGCCAGTTTGTAGCTTTGTACTTATTAGAATAGACTAGAGGCcagggcacacgcgatgcgtgtgcaagtctgattttcacaacatttgtgTTTGTGAAAATCTGATCAAACAATAAGCGggaagcatttttacaaaaGTGAAAATCCGACTTGTACACGCATCGCGTGCGCCCCGATCTCTAGTTAATATAAGATGGGCGCTTGAATGGATGGTTGAGATCAAATTGGGGTTTAATTCTTTCTTGAAAATGTGAGCTTTGATCCAGGATTTCACACACTCAAAAAACCTCTTGGGAAAGGTACAAATTTATaccttaaaaatttaaaaattatattgtCTCCGGAACtgaacatttttttataaatttgaaatttcatattttaaaaaaacacatggataaaaaacacaataaaaaatgatttttaatttttgtaatattattaatatttaatttttagtaaaacTAATTATTATGGCTTAAAtgtgaaaaattaattatatttgtatttgtatttatGTATATAATGTAATACATAATTAAGTTTGGGACTGAACAAGGGCAGATTCGTTATTCAatagctttttacatcatcctCTTTCTTATcttccatccaaaccaagtattatttaatccccaTTTCTCATTTTCTAATTCCTCATCAAAACCAACTACTTTTTAATCCCCTCCAAAAAGGTCACATAAATGTGAGCCAACCATTTATAATTAATTTCCCCTACTATCTTATTTCCCTCCATAAATAATCTCCCAAAATTATACCCGCGTCCAAACGGGTCGTTGGGCAATACACGTCCGACAAACATGGATCATTCGCACGGATGCGACAAATGAGTTGCCATGTAACTGGGGGGGTCCAATGGTCCTTTTTGGTCTTTTAGAGTGATTAAGAGGGGCATTTATAAAGTGGTCCAACAAATTGTACCAAAAGAGATGAAAAACATGGGATCCAATCGTTCTTCCGTGTCTGATCAGGTATATCGAAAACCGTGGCTTAAACATTGACTTCACTTAATCCCTTTCTCAAGTCTTTACCAATTCAATATCTTCCCCGCTTAAATAAACGTTTGAAAACCCTAATGAGATTCACACATTTGTTATATTCTTAAAGCTTTTGAACGCCATGTTTATCTTCGTTCTTATATTATTCAGCCAGTATATGCATTCGAAGTTACCCCTATTAGATGAATAATCAAGTCATTGAGTTCAATTCTTACAGGacatatttatttaatttagaTTGTGATAGCGGAGAGTACATTACTATTAAATCGGCAAGCTATTCCTATGGTGTTGGCCAGTAATTTTAGGATCTCTCTTATGAGATTTCAGATTCAATTTTTCTCGCCAGCAAGCAAGCTGAGCCACATTATCCCAGCGCATGAGCATATGAAATGCCTATGGGAAGCACGAGCGGATCTGTATTGGGCCCCGCCTTGCTCCTCTCGAGTTTCTATTTATATGATACTTAATTATTGATATTAGGAGTGCAATAGttatttataatcttaataatttttgtttgatttatttAAAAGCAGGGTttttttacattctcatttactcaatttctttcataaataaaaagaattagaTGACCtaaagaaataaacaaaatgaTTCAATATATAAGGCTAGAATTGTTTCAATATAGAAAAATTATACGGATACAATAAGCACATATACCCATATTAAGCTGGGACCCCTTAGACTAAAATCCTAACTCGCTATAGATGAGAGGGCTTATATAGATTAATTCGAGACATGCGTAAACTAGATACACTcgcattaccaaaaaagaaaataaaaatctgcAGGCTAAATCCTATACAGATTGAACCAGATACACTCACGTCGGGAGCAGGTTAAAAATTACACAGTTAACAACGCACAGAAGAGTCAGCAGATATTAGCAAATTGGGCACAAAACGTACACGACATCATTGGACGGTCGAACACTCTCTTGACCGACTCTCCTGCACAACCCTGCACAAGCTTCTTCTTCCTAATAATTTGCTCACTCCAATTCCACTCCATACTCTTTCTGTTGCATTGAACGAGAGAGAGGGGGGTCGTGCATAGCCTGCATAAGAGAGAGGGCGAAGGTGATTGTCTACTCACATTACGAGCCGCCAAGAATCGCATGTGCATGAACTAATTTGCTTGATTGAGGGAGCCAAATGGAGTCTATACTTATTGTGTCTTTTCCCAAACCTCTTTCATTTCCAGTTGTATCTGAGGTCTCTGCATCAAAAACTACTGGTATGACCTCTTCTCACATTAATGACTTCTTAGTCTCTATGCATGCAtgttttcaatttattattggAGCTGTTCCACTTGtggttttagggttttctaaTTTGCACTCTTTCTGGGTTTCTTTTGGCTGCTGATTTTaatcatttccctttcttttaACTCACAAATTTATGTTTTTGGCATATCCATGAGAGTCGGTCATTTATTGTACTatctttattctttatttttgcAAAGAAAAAGTAGTTCAGTAATTTTCTCGTCCATATGACCCATGGTCTAAACTGGGTTGACTTTTGTCCTTATTCCGAATTTGTGCATCTACGATTCTACTGGATTTTTATACTCCATACGGGCTTTCCCTTttcgtttctctttttttgttggaaaattttCCTTAAGCATTGATAGAGCGATAGTCTACTCTCCACGCTTCTGGTGTGAAATGTTACGAATTGGCTACTGGATTCCGAAGAAAAACTTGATCAAAACTTGGCACTTGTTGATTGGAACTTGAATTAATAGATATTCGTAACATGATATGTGGATCTGATCCATTGTGTAGATTGATAAGTAGCAAtgggtggaggagagagaaattcaATACAGGATATTTCAGTAGTCGGATTAGTTCTTCTCATCATCTCATTCCAGTTCTCTTCACTTTTTCTTGCTCTTTCCCTCATGAAAACCATAACAAATGTCGTGGCAAGTTGAAGATTCCATTTTGAACGACTATGTTATGGCAAATTGTTCAACAACCTCTGCCTATTTTCAAGGTGGACTGTCGGAATGTTTTTCACCTTGCTTTAAGACGTAAGGTGGTTAGTTTAGAGCGTTTAACTGTATTCGTGCTACATGGTTCAAATTCTACATGTCTTCTTTCCAAGCTTTGATATGCTTTGTCCTTAAAAAGATCTTTGATGTGATGTTAAGTTGTTAACTTTAATTCAACACGAGACCTAGTGCTGAAAGTTATCGAAAATGACAATCTTGTATATGACTATATGAGTTCAATGGTTCAGCTACTCTGGCATTATTTCAGTATAGCTGTGTTGATGTAGCAAAAATTGAGATGGTTTACAATTTAGATGATCTATCTTGTGATTCATGTGCCGAGGACCCATGAATGTGGCCTGCAAAAGAGAATGAAAAGGCACAAGGTCAAAGAATTAAAAGTGAAGTCAAGAAGATTTGGAAACAGGGAGATTAAGAAGAATAGCAAACTTGTAATAAGGTGACTTGCCTGTCATGTTGGCGACTCCGTAATACAATTCAGAGAATCCCTATTCATTGTTTAGTTCACCAGACAGAATTTCCGATCAGATGGAACTGCCTTGGTGGTTAAATACTTGAAGTCGGTCTTAGAAAGAGATGTTTATCACCGACTTGACGTCTTACGTTATCGTCTGTTGTTTGGTCGTGTCCTGGTGGATGAGGTTGTCTTTGTTTCTTGTCCACAACGTTTCTAGCTTGGTGTGAATGAGCCTAGTGGaactcctccttttttttatttctgagTATCATTGGTCAAGCACAGGTAATGTTTCTTATGGCACCCTTTTGAGCGCTTAAAAGCCAAACATCTAGCCATGCtgtagatttttcattttctgtctCTGAAAGCGAATGGTTTGTGTATAGGTGTACCATTTCCAAGATGCAGAGTGCGGAACATGCTAGAAAAGTACCGCACTGTGAAGTTACAGAGGGGGCTTGTAGCACAACATGTTGCACGTAACAATGAAATATCTTCAGCCTATCAATCTCGTAGTGCAAAGCACATAGCAAACGCAGCCTCCAGTCAGCCTCTTGAATCGGAACCTGGAGCTCTTGAATCGGAACCTGGAGCTTATCATCCCAAGAACCCTCGGGAATCCATGCAAGATGCCTTGAATGCTTTCTACAGATTTTCGCGTCCTCATACGGTTATAGGAACGGTTGGGTTCAAATTTATCACTTCCAATTTGTGTATTTATATGAATTGGGTTTAGCTAGGTTTTACcttctaatttatttttagaatttaaAGGAGATTTCGTTACTTTTCTGTGAGCAGGCGTTGAGCATAAGTTCAGTTTCTCTCCTTGCAGTAGAGAAGCTATCTGATTTTTCTCCATTGTTTTTCACTGGAGTGTTAGAGGTGCTTCAAAACTTTTTGCTCAAGTTGAATCATACGCttgataaagttttttttttcttactaaatTTCTTACTTCTTTTCAGGCTATTGTTGCTGCCCTTTTGATGAATGTATATATTGTTGGTCTCAATCAGTTGTCTGACATAGAAATAGACAAGGTAGCTCATGTATAACTCTTCACTACTAACACTGTGACAAAGTCAAAAGTAGAGGAAATTTTGCTGCCTTAACTATGTTTAAACTTTAAAACATTTCTGTTCCACCGACTTTTTTGCACCACTTGCGTTGGAATCTGTGGTTAGAGTAATTGTGTAATGGCATTAATTCGAAGTCTTATTGTTACTtatgatgttttttttattacaggTTAACAAGCCGTATCTTCCATTGGCGTCAGGGGAATATTCTGTCACAACTGGTGTTATGATTGTTTCATCTTTTGCCATACTGGTAGGTTTGGCCCAAAGAAAactgagggaaaaaaaaattccagcaGTTTGAGTTGTATGTTGAATTCAGGTTTTCAGGTTTCATAATAATGTAGTTGTCATGTTTGACAGTAGACATTGCATTGTCAGAATTTATTTTGCTTGTTGATTTGTGAGAAGTTTGTTGTGTAGCCAAACATCTCTGGATGTTCTTGTGAAAATTGTTTGGCCTATGATAGATGGACTAGTGCACTAATATCTAGTGCACAAACGCGAGACCACCTTGAACTTATCTAGGGTATTGAGACACGGGTCCAAAAGTGAGTATGGGTGCATACGTCCTATACGCTTATTTGTATTGTACATTGGACATCATACTTAGCAAATAAGTTGTAAATTATTTAGAAATCTACTTGAGATCGAATAAGAtgaaggaaaaatttaaaaaatatagaaatttgATCTCCCATCCATGTGGAATGCCAGGAATGTTTCTTTTCTAGTGAATGCcaacttctttttgtttctaCAACGTGAAAATTAGATGCCATCTAAACTGGTTGAGGGTGTCGGACACGTCTCCTAGACCCTCACCCATGCCCCATCTGATCACACTAGGGTACTGTGGGGGAAATATTAGTCAATAATAATATAAGCAAGAAGTTTTCTCATATATTGTATCGTTTATCTTCTGACAAAGTCATTATCACCACTTTTACTATATCCGAAGCTTAACATAATGAACCGAACTGTTTTTGTTACGATGGAAAGAAAAACATCAATAGTCTTTCTAAAGCATTAATGACTTGTTCCTAATATTCAAATGGACTTTCTTTGTACATTGTTTTGCAGCATTTAAATAGTTAACTCAGTTATCCACACCATCAAGTGAACTTATTAGTGAAATGATGTATTTCAGTATTTCTGTACGTTTCAATATTCCTCCCCTTTTCACAAGTTTTCAGGTTCAAAATTTTCCTTGTTCAGCATTTTCTGAAAATGCCATTTGGATACTAGACCAATCACCAAGGAAATAGGTTTGGGTGGTCAGTTTTTATCAAGCAATTTAGATCATATGTAGTGCTGTAATTGTACTTTTACTTCCTGCTATGTGTAATATAATGGAGATATTTTTTCTATATGTTGGAGCATTGCACTTGATTTCTGGACTAAGAAAGCCAATATTCCTTTATTTACAGAGTTTTTGGCTTGGATGGATTGTTGGTTCCTGGCCGCTATTTTGGGCTCTTTTCATCAGTTTTATGCTTGGAACTGCATACTCGATCAATGTGAGTTGGCTCATCAAGCTTATGGTCTATTTTCACCACATAGCATAGTGGAGTAGATCTTGTTCTCCTGAAACACCTATGTATCAACTGCTCTTAGTGGCGTAGCCAGGAAATTAACTCGGTTGGGGCACCATTAAACATGGTCTtagaatttcttttctttttctttcttttgatagCAGGATGTTTGGACCAAGTAGTTCATACATCGACTAATTCCGGGACCATGAAATTTTTGGCCTGACAAACCATCCGGTGGCCTCAAGGTTTACAATTTCCTATCTTTTACTCACAATAAACAACAATTATCTAAAAGAAATGAagttaaaatgtaaaatttgctACAATTCATTTATAGGTAACAGGtctttatgaaaaacaaataagttaaaaagaacttttttgaaaacttgacaaagataGGGATGTAAGTGATATAAAAGAGAAaatgtgcataattttttaggATACAAATGTCATGACCATTATAAGTTAGGGgtaaaaatgaaattattggAAAGTGCAGTGGGGGCCTGTGCCCCCACTGGTCTTACTTTAAATCCGCCACTGACTGCTCTTCTACTCGTCTGAATGTAGTGGACAAACTTGTCTCGAGTATTGTTCGAAGAGTGCATTATAAAACTACTGCTCTAACTCTTGCTAAATATTTTACAGAATAAGCTACCCATTCTTAACAATTTAACATGTTCAAGTTCAGCGTAGATGCAATTTGTAGTGGACGACTTATCAACATAATACGCACGAACActggtaaaaaaaattggtgcgGCCGCATTGCCTGCCAATGCTCTTGGGGCACTCATCGGACACATCCAAACGTGTCTTGATTTTCGTTCTAGAACTCGACACCCTTAGGCACTTGAGAGGGGCACACGTCTCCTTAGACTCAAGTGAAACAGATTATAAGTTGGAAAATCGTGGGATGCAACGGAAAATGCCCATATTAGTTAGATCCTATTTTTGAAAACTCATGAGGTACAATGGAAAATGCCTGTATTAGTTGAGTTATATTTGATTTAAAGCAAGCTAAGGAACAGAGCTAATTTTCTAGCTTGGTctttggaatttttatttttaggtgCCCTTGTTGAGATGGAAGAGATTTGCTTTGGTTGCAGCGATGTGCATCCTGGCTGTTCGAGCAGTGATTGTTCAAATTGCATTTTTTCTGCACATACAGGTTTTCCTATGATTTTCTTGTTGGATGGATGGTTTGTTTGTTGTCTTTAATATTAAAGCCTCTTTTCTCGGGTATCTTTTTCGGAAAGGATATTTCTTGACCCTTTTTTGCATGCAACATCCATTGAAACTTTTGCACATGGTTGATGCATGCATGAAACTGTGTCCAATATTTTCTGCAAACCCACTCTCCATTTTTGTGATAGTCAAATAATGGCTCGAACCAAAGTAGAAAAGAAGGGGGGTAGATGGGATCTTGTATTTCCTTATAGCTCGGTTTCTTGATTTTTCAAGGGCCTTTTCTTCATGCTTCGATGGCCTTTCATTGTCTGATCCCAATGTGTTTAACAATGTCCAGACCTATGTCTTCGGAAGACCGGCTGTCTTTTCAAGGCCAGTGATTTTTGCAACTGCATTTATGAGCTTCTTCTCAGTTGTTATAGCATTATTTAAGGTAAAGTTCCTAATAACCTTATCTTTTAGCAAATGACCAGGTAGGGGCTTCATGATTGATCACCTAAAAAGTGTTGCTTGAGGAGTTTCAAAGTTGGGTGGGTTGAGATTTTTCATATTGGAACCATTTGTGGTGCATTGGGCTGTATATTTATCGAATCAACTGAAGAGAGAAATTCATTCATGTCTGAGTGGGCAGTTATCTGAACTACTGTGCTTTCATATTGAGATTCgaccttttatttttcattgattGGTGGGCTGCAAGAACCATAAGATTTCAACATCCGATGACATTGCCTCTGTTTTTGAGCCTAAGGATTAGAATTCAATGTGTGCATTATGATTATGATATGTTCCTCTTCTCTTGATTTTCGTCCAATCTTGCAGTGATTTGAAGCATAGGATTTAGACATAGGTTTAACATTTAATTGTATCTTCAAGGATATACCTGATATTGATGGAGACAAGATATTTGGCATTCGTTCCTTTACTGTCCGATTGGGTCAAGAGCGGGTGAGTGGTCAAGCAAACTAAATACAGGATCGTCTACATGCTTTTAAGTAAAATAATTGAACTTATGTCCAAAATCTAAACCTTTTCAGGTGTTTTGGATTTGTATTTCGCTACTTGAAATGGCATATTGTGTTGCTGTGTTAGTGGGAGCAGCCTCTTCAAGCCTTTGGAGCAGATACATAACGGTAATTGGTTCAGTTTAGCTTTATTTGATTAATCAACGTACAAGACATAGATGCCTTGGTTATTGGATAGTTGACCAACTCATCTCCCTTTTAATTTCACACGAGAAACAAACATGGCTCTAACCGTCAATATACTGCCTGCACTTAATAAAGGCTGACATGGGTGTTTATAAATCATGTTCAGCAATCCATCTTACTTCCGCAATAGATTTGCGTCGTTAGCTAGGAGTTATGGATAATTTGGGCTTCAGAAACCAGTTGTTTGTGTCCTGTATTCAAGCTTCCGACAACCATGATTATGTTTTTCTGAGCATTCATTCAGGTTTCGGGTCATGCCATACTGGCCGCAATACTCTGGAACCGTGCCAAATCTATGGATTTGAAGAGCAAAGCTGCGATAACATCCTTTTACATGTTCATATGGAAGGTAATCAGTTACCTTATGGTTACAAGTTTAGATGCAGAAAGATGAATGGCAGATGGTTCTTTACAAGAAGATAACGGTTTTCGGACATTGATTTATTCGTTTGACGTCTTGCTTCCTCTTGCAGCTCTTTTACGCCGAGTACTTGCTCATACCACTTGTAAGGTGAATACGAAGATATGAACCGGAAAGGAATGGGGCCTTCCCATTCTTCTTGTCTCCCACTTACCCCCTTTTCGGGCCGTAGGCCTGTAGCTGGTGTCAATTGTGTTGAATGTTGTATTGCTATCTGTTAGATTATTATGgatttatttgtaattagttCATTAGTTGTTCTATTATGTAACTAGTTCATTCTCTATTATGTAACTAGTTCATTCTCTAGGACCATAGTGTAATTAGTCTAATATGTTGTATAACTACTCACGTTGTACTCAGTTTACATTAATGAAAAAtaaccctaatttttgggttCCCATTCTACACGTCTCTCTCTTCCTTACAacttcacatggtatcagagcctatgGATCCAACATCAGATTATTGCTCCTCGTTACCTTCATTCTAACTGCCGACAGATTCTCCTTTACCATCGTCCAGCAATTGCCCAACGTCCAGCAATTGCCAACAATCATCTCCTGGCGTCCAGCAACCGTTGCCGACCATCGCCAACCATTACCCAGCCTCCGGCGATCTTCGCAACTCTCAGGTAACCTTCCGGTGACCTTTGTGGTGGCTGACTCCTCTGATTTCGTGGCTTTCTGGTTTGGAAAAGCTCGATATACACAGTTTGGAGTTAGGTTTGTATAGGTTGGAGTTGGGTTTGGACTGATTGTTCTCGGATTGGAGTCGGTTTGGACTGGGTGAGTTTTTTTAAAGGTATTCAGGCAGATCCGAAGGTGCTCCAGAGGTATTCAATTGGTGTTTAAAGTACTAGGGCTATTGGAACCtttgtttattcttttttggagtttcaaaGCTGTTGGGAATTTGATTTATTGTTTATCTTGGAGTTGTTGTTCGGCTTTCACAATGTCAGAGGATAAAAAAGAGTCTTCCGCTAGTGGaaaggatgagttgagtcgtgtaggaACTATGGATAACTATTCTCTGGATATTTGCCACATTAGGTTGGATGGTACcaactatttgatttggtctcgtacttttacttTGGCAATTGAGGCCAAAGGGATTTCGGAGTTCATTGAGGGCTCTGTTACTCCACCAATTGAGGCGGTTGAACTTAAAAAGTTTAAATCTCGGAAATCGTTAGTCATGACCTGGTTATTTAACTCTATGAGAGCTGATATTCGCTATACTTTTCTGCTTCTTGATACTCCAcatcagatttggactactgCAGCCCAAACCTATTCTCAGCAAGGTAATGATgcacagtgttttgagttgaggaaaAGACTCCGTACATTGGAACAAAATCATCGATCCGTCGCTGTGTATTttgttgatttgagtggagcatGGCAGGagtttgattattatcaggggtttcaGGCTGTTTGTGCTGTTGATGCTGCTAATTGGCTGAAGAGGATAGAAAAAGAGCGTgtttatgactttcttgctggtcttgacGTGGAATATGATTCgattagagtgcaggtgttgggtcgtgttccgtttTCGTCTTCCggagaggcctatgccattgttcagcAGGAGGAGAGTAGAAGGGGTGCTATGATGCATACTCctacttctgatcgttctgcctTGGTTGCCATTCCTCAAGGTCATTTTGGTTCTAGTGGCGGGCTTGTTTCACAAAGTGGTAAGTCACAGTCTGGTGCTAGCAGTGGACCAATTGATCGTGAGTCACTCCGGTGTGATCATTGTCACAACACCGGTCATACCAgagatttctgttggaagttacatggccGTCCCTCTCGTGGGCGAGGGGGTGGACGCGGTGGTCGCGGTCGTGGTCTTATGCGTTCTCAGGCCCAGGCTCATGTTTCGGAGTCTACAGTTGCTATCTTAcctgattctgggttcagtaCTAGGGTTCAGGCCCCTTCTGATCATGTTAGTGGATTTTCTCAGGGGGAGATGCAAACTCTCAGGCGCCTTATGGCTCGGGctgattctccatctactatagctcctactTCCACAGCAAGTCTCacttcatcctattttgctcacacaggtattccagctagtacatttactgcctcttctgctattccttggattatagattccggtgcttcagatcatatgacaggttgttcctctgtatttgattcttactctacttgttctggtaaggataaggtcagAATAGCAGATGGATCattctctgctatttcaggaaaaggttccgttcgctattctccctctatttccCTCTCTTCAGTTTTACATATTCCAAAttttgccactaaccttctgTCCGTTAGTAGTCTTACACGTTCTGTAAATTGTTCAGTGACCTTTTTCCCAACTCATTGTGTTTTTCAGGAACTGGACACGGGCAaagtgattggcagtggtaaagcacatgatggcctttattttttggagtctgcaCCTCGTTCACCTGTGTCATGTGGTCTTGCTCTGCAAGCAGATACGAGTTCAGCTCTTACTATGTTACATCAGTGGCatcgtagattgggtcatccctcttttgggattctagagaaactttttcctacCTTAATTAAGCATTGTTCTaggagtcaatttttttgtgaagcttgtgagcttggaaaacataaacgtgcattttatgcacctattaataaacggagTGCCTCTCCTTTTATGGTTATTCATTccgatgtttggggtccttctc carries:
- the LOC131320905 gene encoding homogentisate phytyltransferase 1, chloroplastic-like; amino-acid sequence: MESILIVSFPKPLSFPVVSEVSASKTTGVPFPRCRVRNMLEKYRTVKLQRGLVAQHVARNNEISSAYQSRSAKHIANAASSQPLESEPGALESEPGAYHPKNPRESMQDALNAFYRFSRPHTVIGTALSISSVSLLAVEKLSDFSPLFFTGVLEAIVAALLMNVYIVGLNQLSDIEIDKVNKPYLPLASGEYSVTTGVMIVSSFAILSFWLGWIVGSWPLFWALFISFMLGTAYSINVPLLRWKRFALVAAMCILAVRAVIVQIAFFLHIQTYVFGRPAVFSRPVIFATAFMSFFSVVIALFKDIPDIDGDKIFGIRSFTVRLGQERVFWICISLLEMAYCVAVLVGAASSSLWSRYITVSGHAILAAILWNRAKSMDLKSKAAITSFYMFIWKLFYAEYLLIPLVR